One Clarias gariepinus isolate MV-2021 ecotype Netherlands chromosome 5, CGAR_prim_01v2, whole genome shotgun sequence genomic region harbors:
- the creb1b gene encoding cyclic AMP-responsive element-binding protein 1b, with translation MTMEAGAEAQQGADTAVAETEAQQITQAQIATLTQVTVGAGHATATAPTVTLVQLPNGQTVQVHGVIQAAQPSVIQSPQVQAVQISTVAESEDSQESVDSVTDSQKRREILSRRPSYRKILNDLSLDAPGVARIEEEKSEEDAAPAITTVTVPTPIYQTSSGQYIAITQGGAIQLANNGTDGVQGLQTLTMTNAAAAQPGTTILQYAQTSDGQQILVPSNQVVVQAASGDVQAYQIRTAAASTIGPGVVMASSPALPSQGGAEEATRKREVRLMKNREAARECRRKKKEYVKCLENRVAVLENQNKTLIEELKALKDLYCHKSE, from the exons ATGACCATGGAGGCGGGAGCGGAGGCCCAGCAGGGTGCAGACACGGCTGTGGCTGAGACTGAGGCGCAGCAGATCACCCAGGCCCAGATCGCCACGCTCACTCAG GTGACTGTGGGAGCAGGGCACGCCACCGCCACCGCCCCCACCGTCACCCTGGTGCAGTTGCCGAACGGGCAGACGGTTCAGGTGCACGGAGTGATCCAGGCAGCTCAGCCCTCGGTCATCCAGTCTCCGCAGGTGCAGGCGGTCCAG ATCTCTACAGTCGCAGAGAGCGAGGACTCACAGGAGTCCGTGGACAGCGTGACGGACTCTCAGAAGCGCAGAGAGATCCTCTCCAGACGTCCTTCTTACAG GAAGATCCTGAACGACTTGTCGTTGGACGCCCCAGGAGTAGCGAGAATCGAAGAGGAGAAATCTGAGGAGGACGCTGCACCTGCCATCACTACAGTTACCGTGCCAACCCCCATTTATCAGACCAGCAGTGGCCAGTACA TTGCCATCACACAGGGTGGAGCCATCCAGCTGGCCAATAACGGCACAGACGGCGTGCAAGGGCTGCAAACTCTGACTATGACGAACGCGGCGGCTGCACAGCCAGGCACCACTATCCTGCAGTATGCCCAGACAAGTGACGGGCAGCAGATTCTGGTGCCCAGCAACCAAGTCGTAGTGCAGG CCGCTTCGGGTGATGTTCAGGCGTATCAGATCCGCACGGCAGCAGCGAGTACCATCGGCCCCGGAGTGGTCATGGCCTCATCGCCTGCCCTGCCCAGCCAAGGAGGTGCCGAGGAGGCCACGCGCAAACGAGAAGTGCGCCTCATGAAGAACAG GGAAGCGGCCCGAGAGTGTCGCCGGAAGAAGAAGGAATACGTGAAGTGTCTGGAGAACCGCGTGGCTGTGTTGGAGAACCAGAACAAAACCCTCATTGAGGAACTGAAAGCTCTCAAAGACCTGTACTGCCATAAATCCGAGTAA